The nucleotide sequence ATCCCCGCCAGCCACACCTTCTGCCGCAGCAGATGCCCGATCAGCGAGAGGTGCATCGCCTCCTTGTCGGGGACGGTGGAAGCGGCGCGGCGCTGGAGCACCGATGCGGAGCCGTTGCTGATGGCGGTCAGCACGGCGAACAGGACACTGATCACCGCACCATCATGCGGGTCGGGGCGCCGGGAACCGGCGCCGGACCTGGCCGAGGCCGCCCGCACGGTCCGAATGAGGTACGTTCCAGCGGTCCGGAACCGGCGAGTGAGGAACACGGCGGGTGCGCAGAAAACGAATCCCGGCCGCGCCGCTGCCCCAGCGGAACGGGGTCGACCCGGTGCGGCTGCGGCTCCCGGCCGACCCCGCGGGGGCCTGGCCCACCGTGCGGGACCATCTGGTCGCACGGTTCGCCGGGGCCGTCGGGGTGCCGGAGGTCGACGGCATGTTCCGCGACGGACGGTTCGTGGACGCGGACGGGCGGTCCGTCGCGCCCGGGGAGCCGTACACCGTAGGCCGTTGGCTGTGGTTCCACCGGGACGCGGCCCCCGAGGAGCGGGTGCCGTTCGAGATCGGGGTGGTGTACCGCGACGACCGGATCGTGATCGCCGACAAACCGCACTTCCTGGCGACGACCCCGCGCGGCAGCCATGTCACCGAGACGCTGGTGGCCAGGGCCCGCCACGAACTGGACCTCCCCGCCCTCCAGCCGGCCCACCGCCTGGACCGCCTGACGGCGGGCCTCGTCCTGCTGGTGGTACGCCCCGAGCTGCGCGGCGCGTACCAGACCCTGTTCCGGGACCGGCTGGTGCGCAAGGAGTACGAGGCCATCGCCCCGTACGACCCGGCAGTGCCCCTGCCGACGACGGTCCGCAGCCGCATCGAGAAGGAACGCGGGGTACTGACGGCCCGTGAGGTGCCCGGCGAGCCCAACAGCGAGAGCCGGATCGAGCTGCTGTCCCACGACGCCGACGCCGACGCCGGCCACGCCCGCTACCGCCTGCTGCCCACCACCGGCCGCACGCACCAACTGCGCGTCCACATGAACGCGTTGGGCCTCCCCCTGCTGGACGACCCGCTGTACCCGACGGTCCTCCCACCGGCCCCGGACGACTACAGCCGCCCGCTGCGGCTGCTGGCGAGGGTGCTGGAGTTCAGGGACCCGGTGACCGGCGAACAACGGCACTTCGAAAGCGCCTGGCGGCTCGCCGGGCCCTCGGCCGATAGTTGATACGGCCCGACCCCCACGACTCGATCGAGGTACCTGTGATGCGCAAGGTCCGAAGCGTCACCCCGGCCGCGCGCAAGCACGAGTTGCCCGACGGCGCCCCCGGCCCCGCTCCTGCCGACGTCCTGCCCTACCTCGTCCATCTGCCGGAGGACTACGACGCCGACTCCGGGCGCAGCTGGCCGCTGGTGCTGTTCCTGCACGGCGCCGGCGAACGCGGCTCCGACCTGGACTCGGCAACGGTCCACGGCATACCGAAACTGGCGGAGGCCGGCCACGAGTTCCCCTTCGTGATCGCCACGCCACAATGCCCCGCGTCCAGCCAATGGGTCGCCGAGCTGACCACGCTCGCCGGGCTGCTGGACGACGTCGCCGCCGACTACCGCATCGACCCGTCCCGCGTCTACGCCACCGGTCTGAGCATGGGCGGCTTCGGCACCTGGAGCCTGGCCGTCCGCTACCCCGAACGCTTCGCCGCC is from Streptomyces sp. NBC_00370 and encodes:
- a CDS encoding pseudouridine synthase produces the protein MRRKRIPAAPLPQRNGVDPVRLRLPADPAGAWPTVRDHLVARFAGAVGVPEVDGMFRDGRFVDADGRSVAPGEPYTVGRWLWFHRDAAPEERVPFEIGVVYRDDRIVIADKPHFLATTPRGSHVTETLVARARHELDLPALQPAHRLDRLTAGLVLLVVRPELRGAYQTLFRDRLVRKEYEAIAPYDPAVPLPTTVRSRIEKERGVLTAREVPGEPNSESRIELLSHDADADAGHARYRLLPTTGRTHQLRVHMNALGLPLLDDPLYPTVLPPAPDDYSRPLRLLARVLEFRDPVTGEQRHFESAWRLAGPSADS
- a CDS encoding alpha/beta hydrolase-fold protein: MRKVRSVTPAARKHELPDGAPGPAPADVLPYLVHLPEDYDADSGRSWPLVLFLHGAGERGSDLDSATVHGIPKLAEAGHEFPFVIATPQCPASSQWVAELTTLAGLLDDVAADYRIDPSRVYATGLSMGGFGTWSLAVRYPERFAAIAPVCGGLWLQDVDPIRHLPVWAFHGEEDKTVPIELTEEIVAGLEALDADVRFTRYEGVGHDSWTRTYDNPDLYTWLLAHHRTD